From the genome of Natrinema marinum:
CCGCCGATGACGCTGACGCGCATACCGGGCTGACAGACGTGAGCGCGGGGTTTGGTCGGTTCGGTCTCGAGGGGGCCGGAGATCCGACCGTGAGACGCGAGGTGGCGATCACCGGATTCGACGGCTGTCGTAATATACATCGTCGAACTGTCGGAAGTCGTGGGTTTCGACGGATTTAACGCGGAGGCAGGTGGAGGGTTACGTGGTATGACGAAAGTTAGCGTGGTCGGCGCGGCCGGCACCGTCGGGGCCGCCGCAGGCTACAACATCGCGCTTCGGGACATCGCGGACGAACTCGTCTTCGTCGACATTCCGGACAAGGAAGACGACACGATCGGACAGGCGGCCGACGCCAACCACGGCGCGGCCTACGACTCGAACACGACGATCCGGCAGGGCGGCTACGAGGACACCGCCGGCTCGGACGTCGTCGTCATCACGGCAGGGATTCCGCGCCAGCCGGGCCAGACCCGGATCGATCTGGCGGGCGACAACGCGCCGATCATGGAGGACATCGGCTCCTCGCTGGCCGAGCACAACGACGACTTCATCACCGTCACCACGTCGAACCCGGTCGACCTCCTGAACCGGCACCTCTACGAGACCGGCGACCGCGCCCGCGAGAAGGTAATCGGCTTCGGCGGCCGGCTCGACTCCGCCCGCTTTCGCTACGTGATCTCCCAGCGCTTCGACGCCCCCGTCCGGAACGTCGAGGCGACCATCCTCGGCGAGCACGGCGACGCCCAGGTCCCCGTCTTCTCCAAGGTGCGGGTCAACGGACGGGACCCCGCGTTCGACGAGGACGAGAAAGAAGACCTCCTCGAGGAACTCCAGACTTCGGCGATGAACGTCATCGAGAAGAAGGGCGCGACCCAGTGGGGCCCAGCGACCGGCGTCGGCCACATGGTCGAAGCCATCCTGCGCGATACCGGCGAGGTGCTGCCAGGCAGCGTCAAGCTCGAGGGCGAGTTCGGCCACGAGGACACCGCCTTCGGCGTCCCGGTCAAGCTGGGCGCCGACGGCGTCGAGGAGGTCGTCGAGTGGGACCTCACGGAGTACGAGCGCAACCAGCTCGGCGAGGCCGCCGAGAAGCTCTCGGAACAGTACGACAAGATCAACTAAGTCCGACAAGCGGCGGTGACGGCCACGCTGTATCGTCGCGACGACGTTCCGCTGGCGGACAGCAATGGTCGTTCAGTATCAGCAAAGAGAAACGAACGTAGGTGAGTTCGCGCGAGCCACCGGTCAGGGGATCAGCTGCTCGCCGTCGTCATCGTAGATCCGAATCGCGTCGACGGGACAGGTTCGGGCGGCGAACTTCGCGTCGAGTTCGGCGTCTTCGGGCACCTCGCGGACGAAAACCCCGTCCGCTGTCTCCTCGCTCCCCTCGAGGACGGCCTTCCCTTTCGATTTGTCCTTCTCGAAGGCGTCCCACTCGGCGACGCACTGGAACATCCCGATACAGGTGTCCTCGTCGTACTCGACCTTCATGCGCGAGGGTTGGGTCGATCCCCGTAAATCGTTAGCGGTCGTTCGTCATCTTGACTGCCACTGGACGGGAGAACGCGGTGAACGTTCCTCGAGTTACGATTGTCGTATGGACACTACCGATACGGATGTCGGACCCGGGGTCGAAAAGTATCAGTCGATCTCGGTAACAAAAAGGATTCGATCACGAGCCGCCATCATCCGATATCGGGACGGTCTGCGGTTGGTGTACCGAGCGCCCCAAATTTCGGTTTGTTCTACACATATAATATCCATATTACGGTTTTCAGATTGTGAATATACTGACAGGGAATTAACTATAGCTGCGAGCAATAACCAGATGGAATGCGAGGGCGAAGAAAATTCCTGTTATCTGCAGGGTCACTGGCGACGATTAGTACGATTGGAACAGTAAGTGCAAGTAAGCGAGATACGGAACTTTCGACTGAGAAAGTTAACAGAGAGTTCCTTTCAGGCATCACTGAAAACGGAGCACGAGGGGCAAAGCAAGCATTGGAGGATCTTGGATTGGATCCAACTGTTGAAGAAAGCAAACTGGCCAACCGTGACGTATCTGAAGACGATCAACAGGTTAGTCCGCAGTACGTCTACGGCGATCCGGAGGATACTGATTCCTCACTCGTCGTTTCTTCAAGTCCAGCGATAGGTAGCGACCCCGAAGTGTGGATGAGTGTTAGTATGTTCCTCGAGGATCCCAAGTACACGCTTAGAAACTCGTGGTGGTGTCCCGACGCCATCGGTGTCGGGTACAATGCCAATGATTGGGCTGCTGTGGGAGAACCATCTGTCCGCGCGACTCATGACCATACAGCAAAATACACGGCTGAAGACGTCGCCGATGATGCACTTGCTGGCACCGTAGAATTGAAAGACCACTCCGACAAGCAATACGGTAGTGGCGCGAGTGACAGGCTCCCAGATGCTACCGTAGGCTTAACTGGAAAGTTCAAATTGAGAGAGGATAAGGTGCCAACCACACTCTGGGGATCCTACACGCATACCTTCTCTCCGGATCCCACCGGGTCGATCAAGAATATCTCGGGTGGAAAAAATGGACTTGGGGTGGAAGTCAGCCTTTCTGCCGCAAAGGCGTGGAGTAAGGCTCTTCCCACGGATCCCAAGGATGACCTCCCAGACTGAATAGGCGATAATATTTATACCGGTCTGAATATTATTTACGACATGGTTAACGACAGTGAATTATCCAGCAAAGCACATCTCCGTGCAATTCGTTCTACTATAGCTGCCCTAGCACTTGCAGTTCTAGCAGCCGCGCTCATTCTTCATGATGAGCCCCTTGCCTTTCCGTTTTTGATCGCTACGATAGTTGTTCTCATCTATTCATTTCTTCCAACACTCTTGCATTCATAGCACACTTTCTTTGAAAGTGAAATAATACCGCTAAGAAAATTTATCGTGCGCCCTGCGAGGACAGAAACCATAGATAAATCAATTTTTTATTATCGGTTGTCCTCTCGACTCAAGCATGGAAGAGAACGGTCCCAAATCTGCCGGATTGCGACCGGCGGACCCACTGGGACGAGCGATGCTCGCCCACCACCGCGACACGCCGGGCCGGCTGACCTATCGTGACGGCGCGGACGTACAGGACGGTTCCGTCGCCGAGTTCTACTTCTCGAGTGCGGAGTCGTGGGATCGGGAAACGATCGACCTCCTCGAGCGATTGACCGACCACGAACCGGTACTCGACGTCGGCTGTGGCGCGGGAAAGCACCTCCTGTGGTGGGCCAACCGCGGCGTCGAAGCAGTCGGCGTCGACGTGAGTCCGAACGCCGTGCGCACGGCCCGCGAACGCGGACTCGAGGGCGTCTTCGTCGGCGACATGTTCGACCTGCCGGTCGCGACGGGCGCGTTCGGAGCGGTTCACGCCGTCGGGACGCAGATCGGGCTCGGCCGGTCGCTGGCCGGCATCCGCGCTCTGCTCGCCGAGTTCGCTCGCGTCACCGACATCGACGGGGTCGCCGTCGTCGACAACTACGACCCGACGCGGCTGGACGCGGACTTCTTCGGCTACCGCTCGGACCCCCGCGAGGGGATCGCCCATCGGTGTTTCCACCTCGAGTTCAAGCACGAGACCGCCGACGGCGAGCAGCGGCGGGAGATCGGGCGGACGCTGCAGTTCCTGCTGTGCTCGCCCGCCCGACTCCGGGAGGCGACGATCGGAACGCCGTGGGGCGTTCGCGACGTGCTTCGAGACGACGCAAACCGAACGGACGAGGAGGCGGCTCACTACAGCACGGTGCTCGAGAAGACCAACTGAGAGGAGCGACTGAATCGCGACGAACGGGCGACCGACACGATACCGAGGGAACGCTTTTCCAGTCGGTCGTGGAACGACGAGGTACGAGACCGAATGGTCGCACTATCTTTCGCCGTCCTCGTCGGGACCGCGATTCTCACCTGTCTGTTCATGGCGTGGGTACTCGGGGCGAACAGCAACTCGCCACCCTTCGCGCCCGCGATCGGCGCGAACGCGATCTCGACGATGCGAGCGGCGTTCGTCATCGGACTGCTCGCCGCCGCGGGGGCGCTGATGCAAGGCGGGAGCATCTCCGAAACCATCGGAGCGGACCTGATCAACGGCGTCACGATCACGCCGCTTGCAGCCACCGCGGGCCTGCTGACGGCGGCGACGTTCATGGCGGTCGGGATCTACACGCGGTATCCGATTCCAGCGGCGTTCGCGACGACGGGCGCGATGATCGGTGTCGGGCTCTCGCTGGGCGGCGACCCGGCGATGGCCACCTACCGGCGGCTCGGGATCTTCTGGGCGCTGGTGCCGATCATGTCCGGCGGGCTGGCGTACGCGACGGCGACGATCCTGCGGCGCGACGACGTTCCCGAAACGGTCGGGGTCCCGCTGCTGGCCGGCATCGTCGGCGCGATCGTCGCCAACGTTCGGCTGGGCGTCATCCCCGATCCGACGGCCGCACAGGGCACCCTCGCCGGCTTCGTCGCCCGACAGTTCGGCGGCGGTCCGACGCTCGCCGCGGGCATCGATCTCGGAACCGTCCTCGTGACGATCGCGGTCGGTGCCCTCGCGTTCGTGTGGGTTCGCGCTCGCGTTCGTGTCTCCGTCGAGGACGGCATCCGCTCGTTCCTGCTGGTCCTCGGCGGCATCGTCGCCTTCTCGTCGGGCGGCTCCCAGGTCGGGCTCGCGACCGGCCCCCTCGAGAACCTCTTTCGCGCCGAACTCGGTCTGCCGGGGATCGTCCTGCTCGCGATCGGTGCGGCCGGCATCCTCGCCGGCGCGTGGATGGGCGCGCCGCGATTGCTGCAGGCGACTTCGCGAGAGTACGCCCAACTCGGCGTCCGGCGCTCGATCGCGGCGCTGGTGCCGGGCTTTATCATCGCCCAGATCGCGATCGCGCTCGGCATCCCCATCTCGCTGAACAACATCGTCCTCTCGGGCGTGATCGGCGGCGGACTCGCCGGCGGCTCCGCGGGCGTCTCGCGGCGCAAGATCGGCGTCACGATCGCCTTCTGGCTACTGACGCTCGGGAGTTCCGTCGTCGTCGGCTACGGGCTCTACCAGGCGTTCGCGATGGTCATCGGGTGAGCCGCGAACGCC
Proteins encoded in this window:
- the mdh gene encoding malate dehydrogenase — its product is MTKVSVVGAAGTVGAAAGYNIALRDIADELVFVDIPDKEDDTIGQAADANHGAAYDSNTTIRQGGYEDTAGSDVVVITAGIPRQPGQTRIDLAGDNAPIMEDIGSSLAEHNDDFITVTTSNPVDLLNRHLYETGDRAREKVIGFGGRLDSARFRYVISQRFDAPVRNVEATILGEHGDAQVPVFSKVRVNGRDPAFDEDEKEDLLEELQTSAMNVIEKKGATQWGPATGVGHMVEAILRDTGEVLPGSVKLEGEFGHEDTAFGVPVKLGADGVEEVVEWDLTEYERNQLGEAAEKLSEQYDKIN
- a CDS encoding ferredoxin; the encoded protein is MKVEYDEDTCIGMFQCVAEWDAFEKDKSKGKAVLEGSEETADGVFVREVPEDAELDAKFAARTCPVDAIRIYDDDGEQLIP
- a CDS encoding class I SAM-dependent methyltransferase, which encodes MEENGPKSAGLRPADPLGRAMLAHHRDTPGRLTYRDGADVQDGSVAEFYFSSAESWDRETIDLLERLTDHEPVLDVGCGAGKHLLWWANRGVEAVGVDVSPNAVRTARERGLEGVFVGDMFDLPVATGAFGAVHAVGTQIGLGRSLAGIRALLAEFARVTDIDGVAVVDNYDPTRLDADFFGYRSDPREGIAHRCFHLEFKHETADGEQRREIGRTLQFLLCSPARLREATIGTPWGVRDVLRDDANRTDEEAAHYSTVLEKTN
- a CDS encoding inorganic phosphate transporter, encoding MVALSFAVLVGTAILTCLFMAWVLGANSNSPPFAPAIGANAISTMRAAFVIGLLAAAGALMQGGSISETIGADLINGVTITPLAATAGLLTAATFMAVGIYTRYPIPAAFATTGAMIGVGLSLGGDPAMATYRRLGIFWALVPIMSGGLAYATATILRRDDVPETVGVPLLAGIVGAIVANVRLGVIPDPTAAQGTLAGFVARQFGGGPTLAAGIDLGTVLVTIAVGALAFVWVRARVRVSVEDGIRSFLLVLGGIVAFSSGGSQVGLATGPLENLFRAELGLPGIVLLAIGAAGILAGAWMGAPRLLQATSREYAQLGVRRSIAALVPGFIIAQIAIALGIPISLNNIVLSGVIGGGLAGGSAGVSRRKIGVTIAFWLLTLGSSVVVGYGLYQAFAMVIG